TTCCGCCGGGCTTCAAATAATTCAGCGCTTCTTTGATAAGCCTTATGGAAAACTCCTCACCGTACTTTCCACCCCCGAGACCTTCCCTCTCCGTCAGAACACCTCTGGTGGGTCTCTTGTAGTAGGGCGGGGCGGAGAAAACGACGTCAAAGGACTCCCCCTCTGGAATAACACCCCTTATTATCCCCCCGTTGCTCCTGATTAGCCTCACCCGGGCGTTGTTCCTCTCGATGTTCCTCCTCGCGTATTCAAAAAACTCTTCATCGAGCTCCGTTGCTGTAACATTACAGCGGAAAATCTTCTCGGCAATCAGTGCCATTAGGGCGGTATGCCCGGTTCCTACCTCCAGAACCCTCTCACCGCCCCTCAGGAACGTCTTTAAGAAGAGGTAGCGCGATACTGGTGTCGTGACGAGTCCCCGCGGGTGGTACTCAATTTCGAGGCCGAAGAGCGCCTTTGCCACCGCCCTGTTGTAGAGGATTCTCGCCCTCCTGTTCGAGAAGTCGAGCCTTCCGCGCTCGTCGAGGTATTCTCTAAGTTCGGGGAACAGCTTGACCGCTTCCTCTATCGGCAGTCCGAGTTTGCCGTCCTTCCAGAGAACCATGGTGAAAGGTGGGAAACGGAAAGAAAAGGTTTTCGCTCAGCGTAGCATGAGGTAGGCCATGACCTTCGCGTCTTCCACCATGTTGTCTATCTTCGCGTACTCGTTGGGCTGGTGTGCCGTCTCGTCTAGTGTTGCCCACACCACCGCGGGGATTCCCTTTTTCCTGAAGAACGCCGCAAAGGTTCCTCCACCTATTCCTCCAACTATCACCTCCTTCCCGCGGAGCTCCTTTATGGCCTCCTTCAGGAGTCTCACGATTTCGCTGTCCGGGTCAGTTGGGGGCGCCGGGTCGGCCCTCTGGAGTATCTCAACCTCGACCTCCGGGAGAACCTTCCCGTTAAGCTCCTTCCTGTATCTCTCCTTCACTTCACCGGCGAGCTTTTCAACGTCGCTCAGAATCTCGTCGAGGCCATAATCCGGCAGAACCCTGCAGTCAAAAACCACCTCGTGTTCTCCCGGGATTATGTTGGGGCTATCTGCGGGGTTTCCACCCATGGTCGGCTCAAAGGTGCTCTCGGGTGGGTCAAACAGTTCATTTTTCTTGTTGTACTTTTCATGGAGAAGCCTGTCAAGGTTGTAGGCCAAATCGAGGGCGACGCGGTGGGCGTTTAGTCCCTTCTCGGGCATACTCGCGTGGACCTGCTGGCCCTTGACTTTGAGCCTGAACCAGAGTATTCCCTTCTCGGCAACCTCTATGAAGGTTCCCTCCTCGTTTCCTCCGTCGGGAACGAGAACGAGGTCGTTTTCCCTGAAAAGCTCAGGGTGGTTTTTCATCAGCCAGTCTATACCGTACTTGCTTCCGGTTTCCTCGTCGCTGACGAAAGCCAAAATTACAGTCCGCTTCGGCCTTATCCCGAGGTTCATGAGTGCTTTGACTGCGTAGAGGGAAGCCACCAAACTCTGACCGTTGTCCTCGCTTCCTCTACCATAGACCTTTCCGTCCTTAACGACCGGCTTAAAGGGCTCCGTAACTGTCCACTTGCTCAAATCCCCGGGCGGAACAACGTCGAGGTGCGTTAGAATCCACAGCCTCTCGCTTTCCTCGCCCTTTTCGCCGTAGTAGTAGGCCAGGATGTTAGGCCTAACGCCGTTCTTGGCCCTCTCGTCTGGGGCGTTGTAGACCTCAACCTTGTCAAAGGGCCAGTCCTTTATTATCTCAAGTAACTTCTGGGCCTTGTCGTATTCCCCATCATAGCCGTAGTCAGGGCTTATCGCCGGGATTTTTATGAGTTCGACGAGGGTCTTCACCATCTCGTCCCTCAGGTTCTCGACCTCTTTCGCAACCCTTTCGAATTCCATCGTAACCACCGGGTTTACTTCTCCGGGGAGCTTAAACCGGTTTCGGAGCGCTTATATACCCCACCGCCTAAAGCCTACCGTCCGCAAAGGAAATGGAGGTGAGGCGGTGATAGAGATAACCTTCCTCGGGAGCGGTGGAGGGAGGTTCATAACAATAACCCAGTTCCGCTCCACGGGGGGATTCCATATAAAGGCGAGCAGGAACGTCTACGTTGACCCCGGGCCCGGAGCCCTGGTGAGGAGCTGGCGCTACAAACTCGATCCAAGAAAGCTCGACGCAATCTTTGTGTCGCACAGGCACGTCGACCACTGCAACGACCTTGAGGTAATGGTTGAGGCCATGACTGGTGGCGCGCTGAAGAAGAGGGGGACGCTTATAGCATCGAAGAGCGTCGTTTATGGCGATGAAACTCACACTCCCGCGATAAGCAAGTACCACATAGACGTCCTTGAGAGCGTCCACACGCCGGAACCGGGCAACAAGATAGCGATAGGCGAAGAGGAGTTCCTTATAACCCCGAGCCAGCACTCTGACCCGACGACGATTGGCTTCCGCATGAAAACGGCCTACGGCGACATCTCCTACATTCCAGACACGGCCTACTTCGATGGGCTCGTTGAGTGGCACGACGGGGCGAGGCTTCTCATCGCGGCCATAACTAGGCCGAGGGACATGGGGATTCCATACCACCTCAGCACGGACGATGCCGTTGAAATGCTCAAGAGTATGGAGAAAAAGCCCGAAGTTCTGATAATGAGCCACATAGGAATGAAGATGCACTTCGCCAACCCCTACAAGGAGGCCAAGTACATAGAAACAGTAACTGGCGTGAAGACCTACGTGGCCAAGGAAGGGTTTAAGGTCATGGTGAATAGAAAGGAAATAGCCGTCAGAACCCTCAGGCCCGCGCGCTTTGTCTGAGCTTTTCCACCTCTTTTACCACGGTCTTATAGGCAAGTTCAAAGAGCTCATCCCTTCTTTTCTTGCTCGGCCCCTCGACGACCACGCGAACCTTCGGTTCAGTCCCGCTGGGCCTCACGAGAACCCATGAACCGTCCCTCAGGTTGAAGCGGAAGCCCGAGATTGTGAGCACTTCCCTGATTTTTCCTCCGAGGCTTTCCTCAAGCTTTTTCATTGCATTCTCAACGACTTTGGCCTTGAACTCGTCGGGGCACGGAACGTTCTCCTTCCGGAGGTAATACACCGGAATCTCGGAGACGAGCTTTGAGAGCGGGCCGTTCTCGTCAATCATCTTAATAAGGAGTGCCATTGTCACGAAGCTGTCAATCCAGTTGCCGAACTTTGGATGGACGAGCTTCCACGGTTCGCCGGCAAAGATGGCCTTGTAGCGCTTTATCCCGTCGTGGGGCTGGCCGAGGGGGACCCTGACGACCTTCCCCCCTGCCTTTTCGACGACCTCGTCAATCCTCGAGCCGGTGTTTATCGACGTGACAACAACCCCCCCACCGTTTTCCTCAACGTAGTGCTTGGCGAAGAGCGCTATTACCGTGTCCTCGTCTACGTAGTTGCCCTTCTCGTCAAAGATTGCTATCCTGTCAGCATCTCCGTCCTGGGCTATTGCCAAATCCACCCCGAGTTCCCTTACCAGTTTCCCGAGGTAGGCTATGTTCTCGTATCTCGGTTCGGGCTTCCTCCCCGGAAAGTGGCCGTCAACATGGGCGTTTATGCTTATAACCTTCGCCCCCATCTCCCGGAGCAAATAGGGAGCCAGAACGCTTCCCGAACCGTTCGCTCCATCGTAGAGCACCTTAAGGTTAGTCTCGTGGTTTACGAAGTCGAGGACCGCTTGAATGTAGTCCTCTATCACGTCGAGGGGTTTGACAGTCTTAATCTCGTTCCACTCCGCCTTCCTGAACTTCCCGGAGAAGATTATTTCCTCAAGTTCTTGCTCCTGCTCCACATAGAACTCGGTTCCATCGCCATTGAAGACCTTTATCCCGTTGTCCGTCGGCGGGTTGTGGCTTGCGGTTATCATGACACCTGCATCGCCGTGTTCCCTTGTCGCCCAGGCCAGAGCCGGCGTGGGGATTAAATCCGCATCGAGAACCTCCATTCCGCTCGCGAGAAGGCCTGAAATGAGGGCGTTTTTGAGCATTACGCTGGAAGTTCTCCCGTCGCGAGCAACGACGGCCTTTCCGCCCCTGTAGGTCCCGATGGCCATGCCGACCTTCATTGCCAACTCGGGGGTTACCTTCTCCCAGAGCCTGCCCCTAATCCCAGCCGTGCCGAAGAGTTTCATACCATCACCGGCT
This region of Thermococcus sp. genomic DNA includes:
- a CDS encoding methyltransferase domain-containing protein, with the translated sequence MVLWKDGKLGLPIEEAVKLFPELREYLDERGRLDFSNRRARILYNRAVAKALFGLEIEYHPRGLVTTPVSRYLFLKTFLRGGERVLEVGTGHTALMALIAEKIFRCNVTATELDEEFFEYARRNIERNNARVRLIRSNGGIIRGVIPEGESFDVVFSAPPYYKRPTRGVLTEREGLGGGKYGEEFSIRLIKEALNYLKPGGKVALFLPDKEPLLRAIEERGKELGYEIRDVRFRAGTRWRHSLILKL
- a CDS encoding M20 family metallo-hydrolase is translated as MEFERVAKEVENLRDEMVKTLVELIKIPAISPDYGYDGEYDKAQKLLEIIKDWPFDKVEVYNAPDERAKNGVRPNILAYYYGEKGEESERLWILTHLDVVPPGDLSKWTVTEPFKPVVKDGKVYGRGSEDNGQSLVASLYAVKALMNLGIRPKRTVILAFVSDEETGSKYGIDWLMKNHPELFRENDLVLVPDGGNEEGTFIEVAEKGILWFRLKVKGQQVHASMPEKGLNAHRVALDLAYNLDRLLHEKYNKKNELFDPPESTFEPTMGGNPADSPNIIPGEHEVVFDCRVLPDYGLDEILSDVEKLAGEVKERYRKELNGKVLPEVEVEILQRADPAPPTDPDSEIVRLLKEAIKELRGKEVIVGGIGGGTFAAFFRKKGIPAVVWATLDETAHQPNEYAKIDNMVEDAKVMAYLMLR
- a CDS encoding MBL fold metallo-hydrolase → MIEITFLGSGGGRFITITQFRSTGGFHIKASRNVYVDPGPGALVRSWRYKLDPRKLDAIFVSHRHVDHCNDLEVMVEAMTGGALKKRGTLIASKSVVYGDETHTPAISKYHIDVLESVHTPEPGNKIAIGEEEFLITPSQHSDPTTIGFRMKTAYGDISYIPDTAYFDGLVEWHDGARLLIAAITRPRDMGIPYHLSTDDAVEMLKSMEKKPEVLIMSHIGMKMHFANPYKEAKYIETVTGVKTYVAKEGFKVMVNRKEIAVRTLRPARFV
- the glmM gene encoding phosphoglucosamine mutase, with protein sequence MKLFGTAGIRGRLWEKVTPELAMKVGMAIGTYRGGKAVVARDGRTSSVMLKNALISGLLASGMEVLDADLIPTPALAWATREHGDAGVMITASHNPPTDNGIKVFNGDGTEFYVEQEQELEEIIFSGKFRKAEWNEIKTVKPLDVIEDYIQAVLDFVNHETNLKVLYDGANGSGSVLAPYLLREMGAKVISINAHVDGHFPGRKPEPRYENIAYLGKLVRELGVDLAIAQDGDADRIAIFDEKGNYVDEDTVIALFAKHYVEENGGGVVVTSINTGSRIDEVVEKAGGKVVRVPLGQPHDGIKRYKAIFAGEPWKLVHPKFGNWIDSFVTMALLIKMIDENGPLSKLVSEIPVYYLRKENVPCPDEFKAKVVENAMKKLEESLGGKIREVLTISGFRFNLRDGSWVLVRPSGTEPKVRVVVEGPSKKRRDELFELAYKTVVKEVEKLRQSARA